The nucleotide window GTCTACCTAGGCAGAATGCTCAAGGAACATGTGCCCCTAGTCGACCAGGGATGGAATTCCGCCCACGTTATCAGCGCCCTCGTTGTCCCGCGACAATCGGTGTCCTGACAGTTTCGTGGCTGCGATAGCTCACATGCAACCTAACAGCCTGCCTGCATGAACGACCTGCAGAGACCGATCCACCTATCCACACTTTGATCTACGGTCTGATATTGCACAAAGCAACAACACAACACGGCGCCATACAACACACCTCACCTCACCTCATCCGTCCGTCCGGCCGGCCGACTAATTTTTCACTTAGTGATGATAATACTCCGATACCCCAACCTACCCACCGACTTATCTCACGACAGCGTTGCCATCGAATTGGCATGCCTAACTTTTTCTCCCTACCCAGACCTAACCTTTccactcctcatccccaGATGTCAAGACATCATCACTTCGATCATGTCTCTTTTCACGTCCATGTCCTATTTGTTTGGTTCCGCACAATACCCCAATTAGTGTTcgtttgattgattgattacaTGGCTTTTCATGATAGAATTTCCCTTCTTGTctagtacttacttattACCTTAATTAACAATTACATAGATCCTCACACTTAATAATACCTCTAAAAAAAACCACTAGTTACCCAGTAATGATAGTAAATGTGTGATTCCTACCCTGCAGTAGTACTAtcattctattatttattatctcgGATAATGAACTTACTCTTCTTATACCTATCCattagtagtacttacttacttactagcTTGGCTGATAACCATTGCCAATGCTTCAGcgggaatatatatataatatagtaatcgTGCTGAGCCATCTCCCCACTTGTAGTAGAGGATTCGATGCCCCACGCAAAATATTAGCATCATGCTGACGACGGAGATGAGAATGATACATGACCATGTATATTGCCaacggaaagaaagaaaaaggcaataaagaaaggaaaataaataaaaagccAATGAATGGACTGAGAGATAATATCTGGAGATGGTAAAAAATATGAGAAAAAGAACTTGCtgtgcatcatccgtgaatcgaacacgggcctcatcgatggcaacgatgaattctaccactagaccaatgatgcttgAAGCTGCGGACCATTGCGTTATCTGATTCGCtgcttattttattttttcttattagcCTCTATCAAGGAAAGACTGGATGATACGCAGGATTGTTTCTCTCATAACGAGGTagcacatacatacaagcaGACTAACTGAGTATCACTGCtgattatttaatagatGTGTTTTATATTTCATGACAAGCATAAAATATGCCGAGAAAATAGTCAGCAGAATGCTGACCACAGAATATAACCGTAATACCCCGTGACATGTAGATCTTGCTTATCCCTCCTAGAACCCTAGAACAATTTTCCGTTCtcggcttctcttcctttgggCGTCTGTCCGGATCGTCTCTTGAACACGCGGCAGACCACCCTTGCGCCCTGTACCACGCCTCTGACCAGACTAGTGGGGTTGTAGTGCTTGACCCGGAACATGTAGTACAAGGCGACTGTACCCATGATGTTGAACCCCACGTATGCCCATCCTATTCCAAAGTTCCGCCAGCGCTGGCTGTAGTCTTTAGATTCGTCAGCATACATCAAAGGTAAAGGACAAATGGTAATACATGAACGTACAGATTTCACTTGTTGCAAGGTATTGATCGGCATTCTGCAGCTGACAGTATTGACATCCTTGAGTCGCTGCTGGGTTAGAAAGTGTCCCCGCCGCAGTTTGCAAATACTGAGCCATGTACTGGCCACAGGTCTGACCAGAGGGAGGATTGAATACGCTCATCTCCTCGCTAGAACATTGAATCGCCCGTCCGTGTAACCCTGTTGCCGTGATACCCGCAATCAGGTAGGTCAGTGGAGAGACCCGGTACATGAAGATCCAAAAACCTGGCAGTGCTTGGGGTGGTTGCATAACACCATTGAACGTCAGAGCCATGATAAACATGAGCGTGGCGATGGAACCTCCTGTTTCGGCATCAGGCAGCGCGGAAATTACCAAAGCGGCAAACGTCGAGGTGAACATGTAGAATTGTACGACGAAGAGTAACATGAGCCCTTGTCGGTGAGATGCCTGATTGGCTCCGTAGAttggatagtagtagcacGCGTAGGCAATGACTCCGGCGAGGATTTGGTAGGGTATCTCAACCAGAACGTTGGCGACAAGGAATGCTGCCCATGAGTACGCTTTGGAGGGTCTTTCTCGCACCTCGTAGAGTGACCGCTGAACCACAAATTTTGGCATTATCCTGAAGCCTCATTAGCCTGTTGTCGAAAGATGTAGTACGATGTACTTACTGCTGCACCAGAGTTGAGAAAATCGAAGTGAGCATAAATGCGCTGAACAGGACATCCTGAAACCCTTGCATGTTGCTATCGGGTTTGAAAAATGTGAAACCGATGAACAAGGAGGCAAGAGTAGCCAAAATAAGCTTGGCCCATACGTAGGAAGGTTCACGCCAATACTGCTGGAAGACACGATGGGTTACGTGCCACAGCTGGTTGGGGAACGGCATGGCGTATTCTCCTTTCTGCGCATCGTCATTGCCAGTTTCAGGGGCAGAGGCTCTCTCTTGGTGAATCCGAtcaatttctttttgaaTATCATGGGCCTGTTGGCTATCGTTCCAAACAGCTGGCCAGTCCTTGGTAGCTCTGCCAGAGGCACCGGCACCTATAATTTCCAACATATACTCGGCGGGCttttcatcatcagcatAAGGCATCACACGGTCATTAGAGCACTTACATTTTCTGACGGCCCACATGGCCTTGCACCATTTGACTCAAAATATGTCAGTAAGGTTTGTGACTGCTCTCCTATATCTCCAAAGTAAACCGTCCGCCCTCCTTTTgccaagaagagaaggcgaTCGAACTGCTGAAACAATAGCGCACTGGGCTGGTGAATAGTGGAGAGCACTGCTTGGCCATGATTTGCAAGCTTCCTGAGGAAAGCACAAATAGCCCAAGAGCTTTGTGAGTCCAGTCCACTAGTTGGCTCATCAAGAAAGATCAGAAGCGCGGGCTTAGCGGCAAGCTCCACACCAATTGTCAGTAATTTTCTCTGCTCAACATTAAGACCTTCACCAGGTGTTCCGACAATAGCACTGGCAAAGTCCTGCATATTAAGCATTTCAATAACCTCCTCAACGTGTTTATACTTCTCTTTCTTGGAAACCGACTTAGGTTGGCGTAGAAGTGCGCTGAAGCGCAGAGCTTCTCTGACAGTTGTTGTAGAAAGATGCAGATCCTGCTGTTGTACATATCCCGTCTTCCTTTGGAAGCTACTGTCAAGTGGCTTTCCGTCCACAAGCATGTCGCCTGTAACAACGCCTATCGAAACACGTTTTGCCAGGACATCAAGCAAAGTAGTCTTCCCGGCGCCTGATACCCCCATCAAAGCTGTGAGTGTTCCAGGCTTGACCCATCCAGAGACATTGTCCAGAAGACGTCGCTGGCCTCCTTTGACGGGAATATCATAGCAAACATTTCTCCACGTAAATATACTATGCTGTTCGGGAAGAGCAGATGCATCCTTCTCTGATTCGGCGGATCTGTGGGCCACGGCAACACTACCAGCCCCGGCATCTCCCTGGGGCTTTTTATCGAGGCCGCGCATGTGGGGAGGGACATGGCCTCGCCGGAATACAAGGAACTCAGCTTTAGACGAGGTTGCCGAGTTGAGTTCTGTTGCGATCAAGTAGACcacagtgaagaagatccagaacCCTATGAGGATCCCGAGATTTCTCCATTCATGTGCATACGTATAGTTGTACTGGGTTTCGATGTAAGCATCTCCAGAGACAGTCCTTTCACCAGCAACACTGCCACGAATGGAGCAGATAAAAGAGTCACCAGTCAGTGTCGGATATGATGGTATGAACTGTGAGCATGTGAAGCGTCGGCCGTGGAATTCGTTGGCAATTAGAGCCTCGAAGGTATAAAAAACTGGGTTGATCCATCGAATCCAACTAAACCATGGTATAGAGGACATTTGAGGTGTAGGTATTACAAACCCGGTGTAGATGACGATGGCCAACACGATGACGCCAGCCATAGCCATTGCTTGTGCAAGTGTCTTCGTCGAAGCTGCAAGGGTCCGGAAGATACCAGACATCGCAAGTGTGCTTAGAAAAGTAAACAGGAAGAATATAAAGAACTGGGATGGTTCGTAACGCTATCGTCATAGTCAGTATTGTGCCCACGTCCACCGGAGTGATTGTATGTACTTACCAAGCCAGCTaggaagtagaagatgaTGTTGAACACCACAGCAGAGACGAATTTGACGGGTATATCGGACACAATGCCACCAAAGGCTTCAGCAAAAGGATGGACAAAAGCGTATGATGCTTGTTTTTCAATAATCGGCCGTTGGTCGTAAAGCGAGTTTATCTCTGTAATGCTAATGAGAGCGTTCATCCTGAGATGCAGTCAGCCCAGCATATTCTCCAATTCATCCTTTGGATTGTACGATGGTCGCCTTCTGAGAGAAGAACTTTTTCATATTTTCGGGTAACATACAGCACAGCGAAGAAAAGAGCAGCCCCTTTGCTCTGAAAGCCCACAGTGGCATTTGGTGTTCTGGATGTCTTAGCGTAAGTTCGAGCCGCAGAGAATGAACCCCTTACCCAAAATACATTGAGCCTATGATAAGGGACATTGCAATTCTTCCAATGACGTTTGTCAGAGTGGAAGGCTTATCATTCCAGATCCTATGAGGGTCAGCATTTCCTTCACAGACAAACGAAATGTAGCAGCAATTACCTTTGATACGCCCTAATGGTACAAAGCTTTACCTGCATGGGAATAGAGATTATATAGGGACTCTTTGACCAAACATGTCGCGCTTGTTTCAGGCGCTTCATTTCACCAAACTGTTGCTCATGCTTTCCACCTAATGGAAACTCCTTCATGTGCTGTTCGATTTCCTGCTGAAGCCTGGCATACTGAGGGCTGTTCTTCCAGTACTTTTCGAAGTCATCTGGTGTCCGAGGAACCTTGTTCTCCATTCCTTCACGTGCTTGACGCTCTTGGGGGTTAGTGACTGATGTCAGGAAGTCACCGGTTGTCTGGCGCGGCGGGCAAAGCCATCCCATGTTCTCGAAATATTCCTTTGCCTCGTCGCATGGACCGAAGTAGATCTCGCGACCCTCATATAGAACGATTGCCTTGTCAAACACATCGTATATTGCTTGGGATGCTTGATAGATCGCAACTGCATGACAGGTACCGGCTAAGTTTGCTGAGACCCGCAGAGCCTTGACGAATTCCAGAGCACTTGCAGAGTCGAGGCCCCTTGTACTATTATCCCAAGCCCCAACAGGTGCCCCGGAGACTGTGAAGCATGTCAACTGAACCGCTAGCTATACTCTTGAAGCGGCATGGTGACTCACGCGCCATCTCAGCAATACTGCAGACAAGTTAGGTCAATTCGAGAAATTAGATCCGGGATAAAGCATACCTGACTCGCTTTCGTTCGCCTCCTGATACACCCCTGATATAGTCATCGCCAACTGGAGGTAGCATTAGGTATACAATGAATATTCAACGGCTTGGCATTCGACAATAAAGACGCACCCTTTGTGTTATACGTGTGTGACAGGCCAAAAATAGTCAGAGCGACCTGAGTAACGTATTTAGCATATTGCTGTCGAGTAACGCCTTGCACTCGGTTCTCGGGCGCTCtcgcggcggcggcaaaTTCCAACGTTTGACCAACAGTGAGATGCGGGAAATGCTTATCCACCTCCTGATTGTATAGCACCTCGCCCTTGAACTCTTTgtgcatcttctccatggAGATACCATTGAACTGGATTTCAGAGCTTTTGCGGAGCTTCAGGCCATGAAGTTCCCCACATAAAGACTTCAAGAAAGTTGAACAGCCACTCCCAGGGCGTCCCAGAACGATCAAAAGCTCACCACTTCTAAGTAGGCCATCAAAGTCGCGCAGGATATGCTTCTCCGGAGTGCGCTGCACACAAGGCAGGTACTCCTGCGGCCTGAAAGGGGCGAGAAGAATTGAAGACACGTTGTTCTGGTATTGTAGGGCGGAACCTGAGCCCGAGACATTAAGATGCTGGAAGACGACACCAGTCGAAGGAGGTCGAGGGATTCCCTCCCTATCCAATATCTTCAGCACCATGCGAACCCATTTGTAGTGATCGAATTGGTCATTTGTGGGATCAAGGACTGGGTCGCCCATTTCCAGCCCTTCAAGGGTGTCCTTTCGTTCAACCGGTCCATCGACAGTCGAATCGAGAGTGCTCTGGCGCCTTGGAAAATTGGAAGCCAAGCGGGTCAATTCAGCCTTTTGCTCAGGGTCCATATTCTCCATGAAGGAGCTTTCATTGCGCGTCAATCGCGGTGGTCTTTGAGAGTTGCTCGGCCCAGAAGCCAATTCCTCATATTTAGAGGAGCTGGGCTGCGAGCTCTCGTCGGGCTCCTCAAGCTGCGCCATCTTTGAAGATGAGGCTGTTGGCAGGCTAGAGCAGGACACAAGGGTAGAGCCCACCGTAAAAGACAAAAGCAAGCAGAAGCTGGCGAAGAAAAATTGGCCTCAAGAGCACCAAACGGGGGTGTGAATGATTTCAGGAAGTTCAGGTGAGCAAATAGCCTGTTAGAATTTGAGTTAGCGCGTGCCTTCCTCCCATGGCCAATTTCCCTCAATTGAAGACGGATCTTCGCTTTGCCGACATCATTCACTGACAAAGAGTTTGGGGGATGCAATAAGATTCAGGACGCTCGACGTTTCCATTTGTGCACGTTGCAAGTGATGATGTCACCCGTAACCTTCCGTGTAACGACGGGAGACCGGGGGAGCCATTGATTCCCAATGATGCTGCTATCCGACGCCTTCAAGTCAATCAGTGGAGCAAACAAGAGCAAGGGAAGAGCTGGGAGGGCTGCTAATTGGAAGTTGAGCTGTGGTTCCGTCCCTGAAGGGGCTGGGATGTGACTATCCGGATGCGGAAGATGCGGAAGATGcgtggttttcttttttccctccacACATTGAGTTTGCATCGGGCATACTATTTGTACTGAAAAATTATGCGCAGGAACTTTAGCtttaagataatatagcccaagaagctcaagtACCAATTGTCGGACATCAAATCCTAAGATGCAGGGTTCTAGACTACTGCAGGTCTGGGGTTGATGATCTACCAATAATTTCCACTGAAGGGCTAGAAGTTACCGGAATAGGCGGGTATGAATGATCAGATTGGTATAAAATGCGAATGGCTCAAGATACTAAGGATAACGCCACACAATCGAACAACCGACCATTATCCTGCCCGCAGCCCATCACCGAATGTATCAAACTACGCTAAGTGGCCGGGTCTTAGTTTCAGCGGGTTCTTTCGAACCGGCCTACTTATCCAGAACACCGCGTAAAGGTGCCCGGCCATCGTTCTGGTGCCTCCACTATGCTGAGATAGTTTCATCGGCCTATCTAAGCTATCAACCTATCTAAAGATACAACTAGCTAAAGATACGACTATCTAAGGATACAGACTATCTAAGGATACAGACTATCTAAGGATACAAGCTACCTAAAGATACAAGCTAGCTAAGGAGAAAAGCTATCTAAAGCTATCAAAATCTACAGAGGCGCTTGACCACATAAGTGGCCCAAGCCTGAGCCTGGGCCAGTAGTCAGCGCCTCTGGCAATGTCGGCGTTATCAAGGACCGCCTGGGGAGCAGGGCGACGAGCGtgagcccagcccagcccagtgCACCACTCTGGCACAGCAATGGCCTCGTTGCTGAGTGGCTTTGCAACCACAGTGGGATGCACTTCGCAGCAACAAGGCGTTCCGATGCTGCGGGTCCGGAAAGATATGGGTAATCACCCTGGTCGTAACTATCGTGTCGTCAGTGACTTTCTCGCTAGTCAATAGCTATAAATGGATGACCTGTAAAGCATCAGTGACTGACAGACACGAGGAGTAGCAGATACTCAACAAGCTTGTGCCTTTGTTAccgtagttgttgttgtcgtcgaTGGCGACTGACGGTGGTGACGGTGAcggtgatggtggcagtgatggggttgttgttgttattgtcgtcgtcgtcgttgttgttgttgatggtggtggtggtgattctgTAGCATGTTAGAACTATGACTTGATAACAAGACGAAGACACTCAGCTCAGTGAAAATCAGGCTGTACATACCAACCGGTTGATGAAGTGTCGAGTTAAAGAGTCAAATTGAAGCGTCcggttgaagaggaagaggagatgggaaagggaagggaagggagggaagaagacaagagagaagatgggcCTTCCTCTCAGGACTGACAAACGGAAAGAGCGAATATCAATATGATACTAAGATAGGTAGGAACGCCCGTCAACTGAGGAAGAGCCATATACTCTACATAATAGAACCTACAATCTAGACCCTCTTTATAGACGCTATAACCATCCCTTCCTCCATCAATTACACGCATGTATACCTATCCCAAAGTCATCATGatatgtagatagatagtaaatGATTTGCTAACCCGATCAACAATAGTCCATCGCCTTCCCCACACCAGCCCCACCACAACCGGCATCCAAAagcaaccaaccaatcaagCCACACTCAAAATCAAACAATGCAAACAGAAAATATctccaaaaaagaaaaaaaaagttacgAATAGCTTCATCATATCAAGGACTTTCTCAAAACCACCATTGTCCAGAGACCACCAGGGAAACCAGTACTTTGAAAAGCGCAGGCACATCAATCGCCTCGCTTCCGCGAACACCACATACCTAGAAACCGAGTCCCCCGACTTACCATTCTCGAATCAATTCCGACTCGaaaaaccaccaccatgtccgACGTGACCAAGACTCCCTTTGTACGGGATCTCGCCTCGAGCGGTACAtacccctccctctcactTACCCATTATATCCTCCAAGAAAAACCAAATCTAACgaagtaaaaaaaaactCACAGACAAGAAAATCCGCGACAAAGCCACCGACTCCCTCACActcttcctccgcagcaaAACcgacctctccctcatcgacctcctcaAATTGTGGAAGGGTCTATTCTTCTGTACGCCATGCCCTCAATCCACCCTATTCCCCTACTCCTcactaaccaccaccaaaccacAGGCTTCTACCACTCCGACCGTCCCCTAACGCAACAAGCCCTCGCCCGCACCCTCAGCTACAGCCTCGTCCCAACCCTCCCCCGGAGCACCTTGCACCGCTTCCTCCGCGCCTTCTGGATAACCATCGGCCGGGACTTCCACTCGCTCGACCGTCTCCGTCTAGACAAGTACCTATTCCTGATCCGTTGCTACGTGGGCGTTGCATTCGAGGTGCTCCTCAAGccccaatccaccaccaccacatccacaaacGGCGGCAAGcgcaaaagagaagaagagcctaCATCCTCGAAgcggaacaagaagaacaacaacaagaacaagaaacaacaacaacagcaacaaacccaacaacaatccGAAGAGTCAACGACATCAACCGAACCCCAAGATTGGACAGCCCTTGAATCctacatcaacatcatcgaaGAAGGACCCCTGTGCCCATTGAACTTCGACCCGGATCAACCGCCCATGAATGAGAAGGCGGATTACGTGCCGATGCCGCACGGACCGGACGGATTGCGGTACCATGTGATGGATGTGTGGATTGAtgagttggagaaggtgttggagtttgaggagattgaagggGCGGAGGAAGGGCaacagacgaagaagatcaagggcGGAGTGCCCATGGAGCTTTTGTTGAGGCCGAttgagaagttgaagaaggagagtgGGTATAAGCCTGTGCGGGTTCGGGCTGCGGAGACGTTGGATGATGAGCGGTTGGTTGAGTGGGGGGttaaggagaggaaggtggtggaggagagtagTGATGAGGAGTGGGATGGGTTTGATTGAGGTGTTTCATATCTATGTGTATAAATTCTAATggctcttctcttttttctcctgtTTGATCAAAAGTGTATAGAATTGTGAATTGGACGGCAGCGTGCGCATGCTTGTATTGGTTAGCCTCCCGGGCTGGTCTAAGTCGGGGTTAGGACTATTACATATTCATGTGAATGAAACAATGTATATTTATATGACTCTATGGGCTATGCAACCATCTTGGTTGCACTGCTGTCTAGTATACAGAAAGCATGACCCAATTGAACCGAGAGTAAAGCAAGCCAAAACAAAAAGTCTTGCGCCAGGGTATCATTAGAGTGCGAAGACCAGAATGAAGTGAAAAGAAACGATGACATCCAAAGTACCACCCgctacttttttttttcgcttGTATCATCCCCAATGTCTAAGGTTTGGGACCTTCGGCTTCGTAAAGGTGTCCCGACCTCGACAGCACAGTGCCCAAGCCCTTGTGGATTTCTACTTGGAAAGCTTCAAAAGGTATGCTTTCTCCGTCAATGCTGATGTAGCCTTTCTTTTCGTGGGGCACAAGCCGATACGCAAGAGCCTTGCGGACTTTGACGTCGGGCATATCGAAGAATTCGCCTTCGGGGATGGCGGTCATCATTTTGAGCGTGGTCAGACGACTGAGAGTACCGTCGATGGTGACGATATCCATCAGACCATCGTTGGGCAAAGAGGCAGGAAAGAAGTTCGTATCCTTGGACACGATGGCCATTTTGCCCGCATAGAAGTTACCGAGATTCTCAGCGGGAATAACTTCCCAGTCCTTGGGCAGCTCGTCTAGCACGGTGCCGTACGCGAGCTCGGGAAGCCCGGTTGGCTGTTCTGCAGTATCCTCATCCGGACGACTAGGAGGCTGGCTCTGCGCGTAAGCACTGTAGTGATCTTTGATCGCTTGTTTATCATCCATCACGGTTTTGATTGCCAGATCGCACGGATACACTGCGCGGCGC belongs to Aspergillus luchuensis IFO 4308 DNA, chromosome 3, nearly complete sequence and includes:
- a CDS encoding uncharacterized protein (COG:Q;~EggNog:ENOG410Q181;~InterPro:IPR034001,IPR017871,IPR027417,IPR003593, IPR010929,IPR029481,IPR003439,IPR013525,IPR034003;~PFAM:PF01061,PF00005,PF06422,PF14510;~TransMembrane:13 (o520-537i549-570o599-619i626-648o654-676i765-782o1183-1203i1215-1234o1254-1285i1297-1321o1327-1345i1357-1378o1451-1470i);~go_component: GO:0016020 - membrane [Evidence IEA];~go_component: GO:0016021 - integral component of membrane [Evidence IEA];~go_function: GO:0005524 - ATP binding [Evidence IEA];~go_function: GO:0016887 - ATPase activity [Evidence IEA];~go_function: GO:0042626 - ATPase-coupled transmembrane transporter activity [Evidence IEA];~go_process: GO:0055085 - transmembrane transport [Evidence IEA]), giving the protein MAQLEEPDESSQPSSSKYEELASGPSNSQRPPRLTRNESSFMENMDPEQKAELTRLASNFPRRQSTLDSTVDGPVERKDTLEGLEMGDPVLDPTNDQFDHYKWVRMVLKILDREGIPRPPSTGVVFQHLNVSGSGSALQYQNNVSSILLAPFRPQEYLPCVQRTPEKHILRDFDGLLRSGELLIVLGRPGSGCSTFLKSLCGELHGLKLRKSSEIQFNGISMEKMHKEFKGEVLYNQEVDKHFPHLTVGQTLEFAAAARAPENRVQGVTRQQYAKYVTQVALTIFGLSHTYNTKVGDDYIRGVSGGERKRVSIAEMALSGAPVGAWDNSTRGLDSASALEFVKALRVSANLAGTCHAVAIYQASQAIYDVFDKAIVLYEGREIYFGPCDEAKEYFENMGWLCPPRQTTGDFLTSVTNPQERQAREGMENKVPRTPDDFEKYWKNSPQYARLQQEIEQHMKEFPLGGKHEQQFGEMKRLKQARHVWSKSPYIISIPMQVKLCTIRAYQRIWNDKPSTLTNVIGRIAMSLIIGSMYFGTPNATVGFQSKGAALFFAVLMNALISITEINSLYDQRPIIEKQASYAFVHPFAEAFGGIVSDIPVKFVSAVVFNIIFYFLAGLRYEPSQFFIFFLFTFLSTLAMSGIFRTLAASTKTLAQAMAMAGVIVLAIVIYTGFVIPTPQMSSIPWFSWIRWINPVFYTFEALIANEFHGRRFTCSQFIPSYPTLTGDSFICSIRGSVAGERTVSGDAYIETQYNYTYAHEWRNLGILIGFWIFFTVVYLIATELNSATSSKAEFLVFRRGHVPPHMRGLDKKPQGDAGAGSVAVAHRSAESEKDASALPEQHSIFTWRNVCYDIPVKGGQRRLLDNVSGWVKPGTLTALMGVSGAGKTTLLDVLAKRVSIGVVTGDMLVDGKPLDSSFQRKTGYVQQQDLHLSTTTVREALRFSALLRQPKSVSKKEKYKHVEEVIEMLNMQDFASAIVGTPGEGLNVEQRKLLTIGVELAAKPALLIFLDEPTSGLDSQSSWAICAFLRKLANHGQAVLSTIHQPSALLFQQFDRLLFLAKGGRTVYFGDIGEQSQTLLTYFESNGARPCGPSENPAEYMLEIIGAGASGRATKDWPAVWNDSQQAHDIQKEIDRIHQERASAPETGNDDAQKGEYAMPFPNQLWHVTHRVFQQYWREPSYVWAKLILATLASLFIGFTFFKPDSNMQGFQDVLFSAFMLTSIFSTLVQQIMPKFVVQRSLYEVRERPSKAYSWAAFLVANVLVEIPYQILAGVIAYACYYYPIYGANQASHRQGLMLLFVVQFYMFTSTFAALVISALPDAETGGSIATLMFIMALTFNGVMQPPQALPGFWIFMYRVSPLTYLIAGITATGLHGRAIQCSSEEMSVFNPPSGQTCGQYMAQYLQTAAGTLSNPAATQGCQYCQLQNADQYLATSEIYYSQRWRNFGIGWAYVGFNIMGTVALYYMFRVKHYNPTSLVRGVVQGARVVCRVFKRRSGQTPKGREAENGKLF
- a CDS encoding uncharacterized protein (BUSCO:EOG092646C6;~COG:A;~EggNog:ENOG410PH7N;~InterPro:IPR010301;~PFAM:PF05997;~go_component: GO:0030688 - preribosome, small subunit precursor [Evidence IEA];~go_process: GO:0006364 - rRNA processing [Evidence IEA]), translating into MPSIHPIPLLLTNHHQTTGFYHSDRPLTQQALARTLSYSLVPTLPRSTLHRFLRAFWITIGRDFHSLDRLRLDKYLFLIRCYVGVAFEVLLKPQSTTTTSTNGGKRKREEEPTSSKRNKKNNNKNKKQQQQQQTQQQSEESTTSTEPQDWTALESYINIIEEGPLCPLNFDPDQPPMNEKADYVPMPHGPDGLRYHVMDVWIDELEKVLEFEEIEGAEEGQQTKKIKGGVPMELLLRPIEKLKKESGYKPVRVRAAETLDDERLVEWGVKERKVVEESSDEEWDGFD